The proteins below come from a single Pseudomonas chlororaphis genomic window:
- a CDS encoding type III secretion system protein, with translation MAASAFLPYFDLLLSVALGMARIYPVAYLVPVFCFQHLRGLPRHAIVFALAMLPAPGIRQALIDAQVNWLFLGGLMVKELILGFLLGVLLAMPFWLYESVGALLDNQRGALIGGQLNPALGTDTTPLGHLFKEMIILLLVATLGIGTLTQVIWDSYLVWSPTTWFPLPGADGFGVFLGLLAEMFMHMLLYAAPFIGLLLLVEFSLALLSLYSPQLQVFILAMPAKSLIGLGFLLFYLPTLWDAMTGRLIRYGEIRHLLDLLLQAP, from the coding sequence ATGGCGGCCTCGGCGTTCCTGCCCTATTTCGACCTGCTGCTGTCGGTGGCGCTCGGCATGGCGCGCATCTATCCGGTCGCCTACCTGGTGCCGGTGTTCTGCTTCCAGCACCTGCGCGGCCTGCCGCGCCATGCCATCGTCTTCGCCCTGGCGATGTTGCCGGCCCCCGGTATCCGCCAGGCGCTGATCGACGCCCAGGTCAACTGGCTGTTCCTGGGCGGCTTGATGGTCAAGGAGCTGATATTGGGCTTCTTGCTCGGGGTGTTGCTGGCGATGCCGTTCTGGCTGTACGAATCGGTGGGGGCCTTGCTGGACAACCAGCGCGGCGCGCTCATCGGCGGCCAGTTGAACCCGGCGCTGGGCACCGATACCACGCCCCTGGGCCACCTGTTCAAGGAGATGATCATCCTGTTGCTGGTCGCCACCCTGGGCATCGGCACCTTGACCCAGGTGATCTGGGACAGCTACCTGGTCTGGTCGCCCACGACCTGGTTCCCGCTGCCCGGCGCGGATGGCTTCGGGGTGTTCCTCGGGCTGCTCGCCGAGATGTTCATGCACATGCTGCTCTACGCCGCGCCATTCATTGGCCTGTTGTTGTTGGTGGAGTTCAGCCTGGCGCTGCTGAGCCTGTACAGCCCGCAACTGCAGGTGTTTATCCTCGCCATGCCGGCCAAGAGCCTGATCGGCCTGGGCTTCTTGCTGTTCTACCTGCCCACGCTGTGGGACGCGATGACCGGCCGACTCATCCGCTATGGGGAAATCCGGCACCTGCTTGACCTGCTGTTGCAGGCGCCCTGA
- a CDS encoding type III secretion system protein, which translates to MSEDSGEKTKSATPKKIRDARNKGQVGQSQDLSSLLVLAAVTEVALTLADDSMQTLQDLAAFPLHRLDVDFTRAFEETLAHAGSVLLSFTLMTVGLAIATRLVAGWIQFGFLFSPEALAPDPNRLNPLNQAQQMFSGQALINLFMGLVKAVFIGAVLYLVTMPALGALVSLVNGDLQTYWRGLASLFRHIMHTCLAVLLVLAIIDFGLQKYFFAKRLRMSEEEVRKEFKEMEGDPHVKMHRRNLARQLAGQSAEKETQPVEDADMLVVNPTHFAVALRYRPEETALPQLIVKGVDAEARALIERAKAARIPVIQCIWLARTIYREDVGGFIPRETLQAVAHIYRVLRELDDEAKAEVIEIPELNLR; encoded by the coding sequence ATGAGTGAAGACAGTGGCGAAAAGACCAAGAGCGCGACGCCGAAGAAGATTCGCGACGCCCGCAACAAAGGCCAGGTTGGCCAGAGCCAGGACCTCAGCAGCCTGCTGGTGCTCGCGGCGGTCACCGAGGTGGCGTTGACGCTGGCCGATGACAGCATGCAGACGCTGCAAGACCTGGCGGCCTTCCCGCTGCATCGGCTGGACGTCGATTTCACGCGGGCCTTCGAGGAAACCCTGGCCCATGCCGGTAGCGTGTTGCTCAGCTTCACCCTGATGACCGTGGGGCTGGCGATTGCCACGCGGCTGGTGGCCGGCTGGATACAGTTCGGCTTCCTGTTCTCCCCCGAGGCCCTGGCGCCTGACCCGAACCGCCTGAACCCGCTGAACCAGGCCCAGCAGATGTTTTCCGGGCAGGCGCTGATCAACCTGTTCATGGGGCTGGTCAAGGCAGTGTTCATCGGGGCCGTGCTGTACCTGGTCACGATGCCGGCGCTCGGGGCGTTGGTCAGCCTGGTCAACGGCGACCTGCAAACCTACTGGCGCGGGTTGGCCAGCTTGTTCCGGCACATCATGCACACGTGCCTGGCGGTGTTGCTGGTGTTGGCGATCATCGACTTCGGCCTGCAGAAGTACTTTTTTGCCAAGCGCTTGCGCATGAGCGAGGAAGAGGTACGCAAGGAGTTCAAGGAAATGGAGGGCGATCCGCACGTCAAGATGCACCGCCGCAACCTGGCCCGGCAGTTGGCCGGGCAGTCCGCCGAGAAGGAAACCCAGCCGGTGGAGGACGCCGACATGCTGGTGGTCAACCCCACCCACTTTGCCGTCGCCCTGCGCTACCGGCCCGAGGAAACGGCGCTGCCGCAGCTCATCGTCAAAGGCGTCGATGCCGAGGCCCGGGCGCTGATCGAGCGGGCCAAGGCGGCGCGGATCCCGGTCATCCAGTGCATCTGGCTGGCGCGCACGATCTACCGCGAGGACGTCGGCGGTTTCATCCCCCGCGAGACGCTCCAGGCAGTGGCGCACATCTACCGGGTGCTGCGGGAACTGGACGACGAGGCCAAGGCCGAGGTGATCGAGATTCCGGAGTTGAACCTGCGCTGA
- a CDS encoding type III secretory protein EscS codes for MDAMTLFKEGMLLVVLLSAPPLIVAVLVGVLTSLVQALMQIQDQTLPFGIKLVAVGLTLLVTGRWVGGELMGLLRRAFEMMANT; via the coding sequence ATGGACGCGATGACGCTGTTCAAGGAAGGCATGCTGCTGGTGGTCCTGCTCTCCGCGCCGCCGTTGATCGTGGCGGTGCTGGTGGGGGTGCTGACCTCACTGGTGCAGGCCTTGATGCAGATCCAGGACCAGACCCTGCCGTTCGGCATCAAACTGGTGGCGGTGGGGCTGACCCTGCTGGTGACCGGGCGCTGGGTGGGCGGAGAACTGATGGGATTGCTGCGCCGGGCCTTTGAAATGATGGCCAACACCTGA
- the ssaR gene encoding type III secretion system protein SsaR (part of a set of proteins involved in the infection of eukaryotic cells; in plant pathogens involved in the hypersensitivity response) has protein sequence MSFQGVDPFLLALFIGGISLVPLLLIICSAFLKIAIVLTITRNAIGVQQVPPNMALYAIALAATLFIMAPVGHNVAEALKERPLDFSNTEALQGSALNAIKPLQAFMSRNTNPDILTHLLENTQRMWPKERAEQASRDDLMLLIPAFMLSELEAGFQMGFLIYIPFIVIDLIVSNLLLALGMQMVAPMTISLPLKLLVFVLAQGWTQLLDSLFYSYL, from the coding sequence ATGAGCTTCCAGGGGGTCGACCCCTTCCTGCTGGCGCTGTTCATCGGGGGCATTTCCCTGGTGCCGCTGCTGCTGATCATCTGCAGCGCGTTCCTCAAGATCGCCATCGTGCTGACCATCACCCGTAACGCCATCGGCGTGCAGCAAGTGCCGCCGAACATGGCGCTGTATGCCATTGCGCTGGCCGCGACGCTGTTCATCATGGCGCCGGTGGGCCACAACGTGGCCGAAGCGCTCAAAGAACGGCCGCTGGACTTCAGCAACACCGAGGCGTTGCAGGGGTCGGCCCTGAACGCGATCAAGCCGCTGCAAGCCTTCATGTCGCGTAACACCAACCCGGACATCCTCACCCACCTGTTGGAGAACACCCAGCGAATGTGGCCCAAGGAGCGCGCCGAGCAGGCCAGTCGCGATGACCTGATGCTGCTGATCCCGGCGTTCATGCTGTCGGAACTGGAGGCGGGCTTTCAGATGGGCTTTTTGATCTACATCCCGTTCATCGTCATCGACCTGATCGTGTCCAACCTGCTGCTGGCGCTCGGCATGCAGATGGTGGCGCCCATGACCATTTCGTTGCCGCTCAAGTTGCTGGTCTTCGTGCTTGCCCAGGGTTGGACGCAGCTACTGGACAGCCTCTTCTATTCCTACCTCTGA